The Swingsia samuiensis genome contains the following window.
GCGACAGGACCTGCAGAGCAGGCATTGGATAAATTAGCCAACCTCGAGTTCTCAGGCTCTGTTTTGGCTCATTTTGAACGCTTAAGGGCGTCTGTGAAAGCCATTCGAGAGAGCGCTCCGCAGCTTCATTTAACGATTGATCCGGTTGATTTTCGTGGATGGCAGTACCACACAGGTTTGTGTGTTACGATTTTCTCTACGCATTCTCGTGAAGAACTTGGCCGAGGTGGGCGGTATCTGGCTTGGGATGAGCCCGCATGCGGGTTAACATTGCGGCCACAGGCTTTGTTGAGGGCTGCTCCGAAAGGATCGGTTAAATTACGCTGCTATGTCCCCGCAAAGCTTGATGACCAACAACTATCCACGTTACATGATGAGGGGTTTGCTACTGTTTCAGCATTAGATGGGGCAGCAGATCCCATGGTTGAAGCACAGCGTTTGCGTTGTACGCACATTTGGAAAGATGGTGCGATTTCAGCACTATAAGATTTTCATACAGTATTATTTCTAGAAGCTAAGGAAGCCAGTTTATGTCTAATGTCACCGTAATCGGAACCCAATGGGGAGACGAGGGTAAGGGCAAAATTGTAGATTGGCTTGCTAGCCGAGCTGATATTGTTGTGCGTTTTCAAGGTGGCCATAACGCCGGTCACACGCTTGTTGTAGGCGATCAGGTTTATAAGCTTTCCTTATTGCCATCTGGTTTGGTCCGTGGCCAGATTGGTGTCATTGGGAATGGTGTTGTTATTGATCCGAAAGCTTTGTTGGCTGAGATTGATCGTGTTGCCGGCCAAGGACTGAAGGTTAATCCTGAAACATTATGGATTGCAGAAAATGCGCCATTAATTTTACCCGTTCATGGAGCATTGGATCGTGCGCGTGAAGCAGCGCGTGGAGAGCGGAAAATTGGAACAACCGGTCGTGGTATTGGCCCAGCTTACGAAGATAAAGTAGCGCGTCGCGCAATCCGTATTTGTGACTTGGTAGAGCCTGAAACTTTAGACTGGAAGCTGGATGAAGTTTTACTACACCATAATACGCTACTTGCTGGACTTGGGGCCCCCATCTTCACCAAAGATGAGCTTAAAGAGTTTTTAGCTGAAATAACCCCTCGGATTATCCCATTTGCTTGCCCGGTATGGGAGCGTTTGGATGAGGCACGTAGAGCAGGGCGTCGTATTCTGTTTGAAGGCGCGCAGGCTGTTATGTTGGATGTCGATCATGGGACATATCCTTTCGTTACGAGTTCCAATACCGTTGCAGCGGTTGCAGCTTCAGGTAGTGGTGTAAGCCCATCATCAATAGGGTTTGTTTTGGGGATTGCCAAAGCGTATACAACCCGTGTGGGTGAAGGGCCATTTCCAACAGAGTTGTTTGATGATGTTGGTCGGAAAATCGGCGAACGGGGGCATGAGTTTGGTACAGTGACTGGCCGTCCTCGTCGGTGTGGATGGTTTGATGCTGTGATGGTTCGACAAGCCGCTCGTGTTGGTGGGGTTACGGGGATTGCTTTAACGAAGCTAGATGTTTTGGATGGATTAGAAGAGATATCCATTTGCATTGGTTATGAGCTGGATGGAAAACACGTTAAATTATTCCCATCTGCTCCCGGCGCACAAGCGCGCGTAAAACCTGTTTATGAAACGATGCCAGGTTGGCAGGAAAGTACGGCAGGAGCACGTTCATGGGCGGAACTGCCTGCTCAAGCTATTAAGTACATTCGCCGCATTGAAGAGTTGATTGAAGCCCCAGTAACCCTTCTTTCTACAAGTCCAGAAAGAGATGATACCATTTTGGTACGTGATCCTTTTGAAGACTAATATATACCCAAAATAGGGTATTATTCCGTTAAGAGCTTTATGAGGAGGCTCTTAACGGAGGTTTTAGTGGTTATTCAGATACTTGATTTTCAACTAAGCGGGATGCGAGGTCTGTATTGCCCCCCACGAGGCCCTGAGCGTATTCTTGAGCGATAAATGGGCGTAAGTCTTCCGCTTGCTCACCGACACCGACAAGATGCACAGGTAATTTAAATTGCTCTGCAAGAGCTACGACAATTCCTCCCCGTGCAGAGCCATCAAGCTTGGTTACAACAAGGCCGGTTACGTTAACAAGTTCACGGAAGACACGGACTTGTTCAATGGCGTTTTGGCCTGTCGTGGCGTCTAAAACCAACAAAACAGAATGTGGCGCTGTCGGGTCAAACTTCTGCATGACACGGATAATTTTGGCCAGCTCCTCCATGAGGGCGCCTTTATTATGCAGGCGACCAGCTGTGTCGATTAGGAGAAGGTCTGTCTTTTCTTCTGTAGCGCGTTTGAGGCCATCATAAGCTAAACCAGCAGCATCGGCGCCATGTTTTCCTGCAATGACAGGAACAGATGAGCGCTCTCCCCAGACTTGAAGCTGCTCAACGGCTGCGGCACGGAATGTATCGCCCGCAACGAGCATGACCGATTTGCCTTCTTCGGAGTAGTGGCGCGCCATCTTACCAATGGTGGTTGTTTTTCCGACACCATTTACGCCTACGACCAGCACGACATGAGGTTTTTTGTCAGCCATTGGTTCAAAGGGAATTGCAACGGGAGCAAGAACACGCGCAATTTCTGCTGCGAGAGTTTCTCGTATTTCATTGCTCGTAACGTCTTTTCCAAAACGTGTGCTACGGAAGTTTTCAATTACCCGTTCTGCGATCGCTGGTCCCAGATCTGCAGCGATGAGCTCGTCTTCGAGCTCTTCCAGCGCAGCATCATCGAGTTTGCGATGTGTGAATACCGATCCGAGTTTTGAACTTGATCGGGAAAGACCTTGTTTAAGTCGTGAAAAAAATCCAGCCATATAAGGGAGTTCGGTCAGCTTTGCATGAACGTCAAGTGCTTATGGTCGATTCCAGTCCTAAAACATCATATTTTGTATAAAAAAGGATGAATTAAGGGACGGGAGTGCCAATGAGGTAAGCGGGAGTGACCTCTTCCACTTGGACTGGAATGATTTGACCGCGTTCTAATGGAGAGGATGATTTTAAATGGACCTCTGCAAACTCTTCAGAATGGCCTCGTTCTGCTTTTTCAATAAGAACATCAATGGTCTTGTGAGCGAAACGTTTCAAGAAAGAGATGCGATTTTGTTCACCAACCTCTCGTAGTTGTGCTGCACGGGATTGGCGCAGATGGTTGGGAACTGAAGGCATACGAACGGCGGGCGTTCCAGGGCGCTCACTGTATGGAAAAACATGCAGGAATGGGATGGCTTGTTCTTGTAAGAAGATGAATGTCTCGTGGAAAAGCTCATCCGTCTCTGTTGGAAAACCCGCAATCACATCTGCCCCAATGCCGATATTCGGGCGCATAGATCGGACATGTTTTAGCATAATATCAACGTCATGGGTGTTGTGACGTCTTTTCATGCGCTTGAGAATAAGATCAGACCCTGCCTGAAGGGAAAGATGCAGGTGCGGCATGAAGCGGGGCTCATTCTCAAGGAGCCACCATAGGTCTTTATCACCAGTTTCTGGGTGAAGAATAATGGGATCTATTGAGGAGAGGCGTAAACGTTTGATATCGGGGATTTGCTGGAGAAGAGTACGGCATAATTGGCCAATCTGGCTATTATCTTCTCCCTGCCATGAGGCAATGTCGACGCCCGTTAGAACGATTTCTTGGTGGCCAGAATCAGCGAGGTTTCGGGCGCGTTCAAGCGCTGTGTCGATGGGAGTAGAAGAAGCGTTCCCTCGTCCATAAGGGATAATGCAGAAAGTACACCGATGGTCACAGCCTTGTTGGACTTGAAGAAGCGCTCTGGCGTGCCGGGATGGAGGCGGTGTTGGGGTAGAGTTGCCCCATGTGGAGGGGTTAAGTTTCTCTGCATTCGGAACAACACGAACAACCCCGGGGAGTGCTTCCCAACGTGAGGCATTCAGTTCGGAGGCGCACCCTGTTACAATAATTTTGGCATCAGGGTTTTCACGATGGGCACGTCGAATGGCTTGGCGCGCTTGGCGTTCAGCCGCCGTGGTGACAGCGCATGTATTAACGATAATGGTATCATCTTGACCTTTGGCATAATGAGCCATACCATCGCTCTCATGAGCGTTTAATCGGCAGCCGAATGTCAGGACAGGTGGGGATTTCAAGCGAACTCTCCGTGGAATACTAAGGTAGCAGGGCCTGTCATGAGCACTGTTCCATCTTCTTGCCATGTAATGCTGAGGTCGCCGCCATCCATGGTAACGCGGCAGGTTTTCTCGGTCAGGTTACGGCGAGATGCATTTACGACGGCAGCACAAGCGCCTGAACCGCATGCTAATGTTAAGCCTGCGCCACGCTCCCACACACGTAATCTCATATGATTGGGGGAGAGGATTTGCGCAAAACCAATATTAGCCCGTTCAGGGAATAAGGGAGCGTTTTCTAAAGAAGGACCAAGTTCTTCTGCCTGAGAAACATCACCAAATAACGTGGCATGTGGGTTTCCCATTGAGCAGGCAGCAGCATCGTGTAGGGGAAGGTGCAGGGTGTCATGCGCTTCAGATAAAGGGACGGACTGCCAGTCAAGATGGGGTTTGCCCATATTTACGGTGAAAAGATCATCTTGTTGATAGGTTGGGAGTAATCCGTTTTGTGTTTGTAGAACCGGGTTATTCCCAACAAATTTGGCAACGCACCGTGACGCATTCCCACAAGCCCCCGCTTCTGACCCATCTGCATTGAAAAAACGGACAAGGACGTCTGCTTTTGGGTTGGTTGGAGCGGAAAGTGTAACAAACTGATCGCAGCCTATCCCGTGATGCCGGTCAGACATGGTACGAATGGTATTGGTATCCAGCGGGTATTCTCTTTCTCGGGTATCGACGATGATAAAGTCGTTTCCAAGGCCGTGCATTTTTGTAAAAGGAATAGTCATGGCTTGTGTCATAAAACATCCTGAGGGTTGACGCACGAAGAACCTGTGCTCATTTCGATAATTATCATTAGTAAGGAAGAAATATGAGCGAAGCAGAACACATAGACGGATTTCATGAAGCGGCTTTTACGCGAGCCAATAATGAAGCAGACACACTTTTCTATGCAGATCGTATGCCTGATTCGTTGATGGATATAGGAGCGCAAACCGCTGTTAAAGCATTATATCAAACATCTTTGCCTGTCGGTGGAGTGGTTTTGGATTTGATGGCCGGGTCTTTAAGCCATTACCCAGAAGAAGCAAAGTTTGAAAAGACCATAGGTTTAGGTGTCTCCAATGCAGCTTTGGATGCGAATCCAATTTTCACAGAGCGCGTTGTTCAGGATTTAAATAAGGATTCGAAACTCCCTTTTAAAGATACATCTATTGATGCCATCACGTTATGCGATGGGCTTGCATATTTGACACAGCCGCTGACTGTTCTTGAAGAAGTATTTCGGGTTTTAAAAGAAGGTTCGCCTGTTATTGTCACGTTTTCTGATCAGTTTTTCCCTCAAAAAGCGGTCGCTCTCTGGCAAGCATTAGAGCCGGATGAACGTAGCCGATTAGTGAGTATTTTATTGAATAGAGCGGGCTTTGGAGAGCTGGATACGGGAGAGGTTGTCCCACCAGAAGATTTAACGGGCTGGAAAGATACGGTTCATGCTGTTATAGGACGTAAACCTAGAGCGTAAATGAACTTCTTTGTTAAGAGCTCGTGTGTTGCTCTGGTATTTTCATACATAATTCTTTATGTAACGTAATCTTTGCCGCCGTATTATATCGTCGGCGTGACGTTTGCCGAGTGTTCATTCTATATGCCTTTTCCTGATACTCATCCTGCTCTTCAACGCGCATTGGTTGCGCGTGGTTATGAACAGCCAACACCTGTACAAGAAGCTGTTTTAAAACCGGGGTTGGATGAGCGTGATCTTTTAGTTTCTGCTCAAACAGGCTCTGGGAAAACCGTAGCTTTTGGTTTGGCCATGGCAGGAACATTGTTAGGTTCTGCCGATCGTTTACCTCCTCCTTCCAAACCGATGGCTTTGGTTATTGCTCCAACACGTGAACTGGCTCTTCAGGTTCAGTCAGAGTTGGAATGGCTTTACGCGGATGCAGGTGCGCGCATAGCAAGTTGCATTGGTGGTACAGATGCCCGCCGGGAAGCGCGTGCTTTAGAGCGCGGCGTTCATCTTGTTGTTGGTACGCCAGGACGTCTTTGTGACCATCTTTCCCGGGGTGCGTTAGACTTATCTGATGTGCGTTGTGTTGTGCTTGATGAAGCCGATGAAATGCTTGATATGGGCTTTCGCGATGAGTTGGAGCAGCTTTTAGATGCCGCTCCAGATGGTCGTCGTACTCTATTATTCTCAGCAACGATTGCGCGTGAAATTGCTTCATTAGCAAAGCGTTATCAAAAAGATGCTGTGCGGATTGATACCGTTTCGGGCAGTAAACAACATTCTGATATTAGCTATCGGTGTGTGATTACCGCTCCGCATGAAGTGGAGCGTTCTTTGGTGAATGTGCTGAGATATTACGAAAGCCCAACAGCGATGGTCTTTTGTAATACCCGCATGATGGTTGGGCAAGTTCAGGCTGCTTTGATTGAGAAGGGCTTTGCATCTGTCGCTATTTCAGGTGAAATGGGGCAGAATGAGCGCTCTCGGGCTATTGAAAGCTTGCGCTCCGGTCAAGCACGCGTTTGTGTGGCGACCGATGTTGCGGCACGAGGAATTGACGTTCCTGCGTTATCTCTTGTGGTTCATGCTAGCATTCCTACCGGTGCAGAAACATTATTGCATCGTTCAGGGCGAACAGGACGCGCCGGCCGTAAAGGAACGAGCGTGCTGATGGTTCCTGTTAATCAACGCCGCCGGGCTGAACGCTTGCTGTCTTTTGCGAAAGTAAAGGCTGAGTGGGAGTCTGTTCCGACGGCGGAAATGATTGCAAAACAAGATAATCAACGTCTTTTGGAAGATACGAACTTGTTAGAAGGAACGTCCGATGGCGTTTCAGATGAGTTAGTAACGAAGCTGACAGAAACATACGATAGCAAAGCTCTTGCCGCGGCTTTGGTGGGTATGTATCGCTCTCGCTTGCCAAAGGTTGAAAATCTGCGGGCTATGTCGTTGGATGCGCCAGCGCGTAAGAATGAGCGTGGTGAGCGAGGAGAACGCGGCGAGCGCCGTGAACGTCGTCCACGTGAAGAAAATAACCTTTCGGGGCAGTGGTTCAAGTTATCTGTCGGCCGGTCGCAAAAGGCGGATCCGAAATGGCTCGTTCCCTTGATTTGCCGTTTGGGCGCTGTTCAAAAGCGTGAAATTGGTAGCATCCGCATTGATCAAGACCAAAGCTATTTCCAGATAGCGGATGAGAGTGTTGATCGTTTTAAATCGAGTATTGCAGGAGCGGATTCAGATGAAGTGAAAATTGAGACTTCATCAGCTCCACAAGGCGAGAGTTATGGTGCTCGTGGCCGTAACCCAGGTGAGGGACGTCGTTCTAACCGGGGTGGTGGTGGCCCAAGAGGCGGTGGATATAAAGGCCGCGGGGGTTCGGGCTTTAGTCGCAGCAAAGGCGGTAGTGGGGGCGGCGCGACAGGTGAGCGCTCCACACGGAAACGTCGCTCTTCATAAGATCGCCTAGCGATAAAAAATAAGAAAAAGCCGTCAGGAGTTACTGACGGCTTTTTTTGTAGCATTTGTTTTTTCTTGGCTTTTAGCTTTTCCTTGAGAAAGAAGTTGCGCCTTAGCGTGTGTTAACTCTTTTGAAAGTTTGGTTTCTGGAGGTGATAAGTGGAGAGCTTCGAGCTTTTCTAAAAGAGCCTCTGCCGTGATAAGGCGAGCAAGCCATTTATGATTGGCGGGCACAACATACCATGGGGCTTCTTCTGTCGAAGTAGCTTGAATGGCATTTTCATATGCAGACTGGTAGCTCTCCCAGTAGGAGCGTTCTGCTAAATCAGAAGAAGAAAATTTCCATCTTTTTTCAGGCTGATCTAGTCTTTTGAGTAGTCGTTTTTTTTGCTCATCTTTAGAAATATTCAAAAATATTTTTATAATATGTATGTTTTGATGAGAAAGATATGCTTCAAAATTTTTAAGATCAGTGAGGCGTTTCTGCCAAAAATGTGGGGTGTCAGGGTTTAGATTTCGGGCACGCATAATGTCTGGATGAACACGTGTGACGAGAACATCTTCATAGTGGCTCCGATTAAATATTGTGATTTCTCCGTATGCAGGCAGGGCAAGGTGGATACGCCATAAATCATCCCTTTTAGCTTCTGGACCAGCAGGCGTCTTAAAAGAGACAACATGTAATCCTTGGGGGTTAAGCCCAGAAAAAGCGTGTCGAATAGCACCATCTTTGCCGGAGGTATCCATACCTTGCAAAACGATCAGAATGCCTTGGGAAGCATGGGCGGCTAATTTTTCTTGTAGGACTGTAAGCTTTTCAATGCAGTCGCGAAGGCGTTTTTTCGCTGTATGGTGAGTGTAGCCCAGTTTTTCGTTGGGATCGAAATGGGAAAGGGAGAATTTTGAACCATCTGTAATTTTAAGGTGTGATGGAATGCTATATTTTTGTTTGGACATTGTTATTATCCAATATTAGTAATAAAGGCTTATTAATTCTGAAGCATTTTTTATGTCATTAATATTCAACTTGCAGTGATATTTTTGGCGTTTACTCAAGTGAAGAGAGTAAACGCGTTAAATGAATTATGTATTCCGCACAACAGAGAGGCCGGCGGAGGCTTGGCAAACGGGCATAATTTCGATTTTATTAACATTCATGTGAGGCGGAAGTTTGATAAGCCAAGAAATGGTTTCTGCAATATCCTCTGGTGATAAAGGGGTGGTATCTTTGTAGACGTCCGCAGCTTTTGTATCGTCTTTGAGGCGTACGTTACTGAATTCGCTTCCCCCAACGAGGCCGGGTGCGATATCAGTCACGCGAATTTGGGTGCCGAGAAGGTCTGTTCGTAGGTTTTGGCTAAACTGGCGGACGAAAGCTTTTGTTGCGCCGTATACATTTCCCCCTCGATATGGGTAAGTTCCAGCAGTGCTGCCGAGGGTAATGATATAGCCTGAATTGCGTTTGACCATTTGAGGTAGTAGAGCGTGTGTAATTTCAACTAAACCAGAAATATTTGTTGAAATCATTGTTTGCCAATCATCAGGGTTAGAATCCTGCGCGGGATCTAATCCAAGCGCTAGGCCTGCATTGTTAATGAGGACATCAATATTTTGCCATGCTGGGGGCAGGCTCTGGGGGAGAGCGCGTAACGCTTTAATATCTGTCATATCAAGCGTTAAAGGATAAAGATTTTTGCCGAGTTCTTTTTCAAGTTCTTTAAGACGGTCTGTCCGGCGCCCAGTTGCAATGACGCGGTGGCCTTCCTGAATAAGGCGAATGGCGGCGGTGCGTCCAAAGCCTGCGGTTGCACCTGTAATAAGAATGGTGAGAGACATTATGATCTCCAAGAAAATGTAAAAGAGATACTTGCAATAAGACTATAGATACACCCATCATATCCTTATGAAGAAAGCACTTATTAATCAAAATGATAATTTGACGGGTCGGTTGTTAATTGCAGCGCCTCTTTTGGGGGGAACCGAGTTTGAGCAAAGCCTTATTTATATTTGCGCTCATTCTCCCCATGAGGGAGCGATGGGCTTGGTTGTTAATAAAAGTCTTTCTCACCCAAAGATCAATGAAATTTTTAGTCAGTTAGATATTACGCCTAATCCACCTCAGCGGGATATTCCTCTTTATGTGGGAGGCCCAGTCGAGCCTTCCCGTGGTTTTGTCCTGCACACATCGGATTGGGAAGGTGAGAATGGATTAAAGATTAATAAC
Protein-coding sequences here:
- a CDS encoding adenylosuccinate synthase, which produces MSNVTVIGTQWGDEGKGKIVDWLASRADIVVRFQGGHNAGHTLVVGDQVYKLSLLPSGLVRGQIGVIGNGVVIDPKALLAEIDRVAGQGLKVNPETLWIAENAPLILPVHGALDRAREAARGERKIGTTGRGIGPAYEDKVARRAIRICDLVEPETLDWKLDEVLLHHNTLLAGLGAPIFTKDELKEFLAEITPRIIPFACPVWERLDEARRAGRRILFEGAQAVMLDVDHGTYPFVTSSNTVAAVAASGSGVSPSSIGFVLGIAKAYTTRVGEGPFPTELFDDVGRKIGERGHEFGTVTGRPRRCGWFDAVMVRQAARVGGVTGIALTKLDVLDGLEEISICIGYELDGKHVKLFPSAPGAQARVKPVYETMPGWQESTAGARSWAELPAQAIKYIRRIEELIEAPVTLLSTSPERDDTILVRDPFED
- the ftsY gene encoding signal recognition particle-docking protein FtsY, which encodes MAGFFSRLKQGLSRSSSKLGSVFTHRKLDDAALEELEDELIAADLGPAIAERVIENFRSTRFGKDVTSNEIRETLAAEIARVLAPVAIPFEPMADKKPHVVLVVGVNGVGKTTTIGKMARHYSEEGKSVMLVAGDTFRAAAVEQLQVWGERSSVPVIAGKHGADAAGLAYDGLKRATEEKTDLLLIDTAGRLHNKGALMEELAKIIRVMQKFDPTAPHSVLLVLDATTGQNAIEQVRVFRELVNVTGLVVTKLDGSARGGIVVALAEQFKLPVHLVGVGEQAEDLRPFIAQEYAQGLVGGNTDLASRLVENQVSE
- a CDS encoding MiaB/RimO family radical SAM methylthiotransferase: MKSPPVLTFGCRLNAHESDGMAHYAKGQDDTIIVNTCAVTTAAERQARQAIRRAHRENPDAKIIVTGCASELNASRWEALPGVVRVVPNAEKLNPSTWGNSTPTPPPSRHARALLQVQQGCDHRCTFCIIPYGRGNASSTPIDTALERARNLADSGHQEIVLTGVDIASWQGEDNSQIGQLCRTLLQQIPDIKRLRLSSIDPIILHPETGDKDLWWLLENEPRFMPHLHLSLQAGSDLILKRMKRRHNTHDVDIMLKHVRSMRPNIGIGADVIAGFPTETDELFHETFIFLQEQAIPFLHVFPYSERPGTPAVRMPSVPNHLRQSRAAQLREVGEQNRISFLKRFAHKTIDVLIEKAERGHSEEFAEVHLKSSSPLERGQIIPVQVEEVTPAYLIGTPVP
- the dapF gene encoding diaminopimelate epimerase; the protein is MTIPFTKMHGLGNDFIIVDTREREYPLDTNTIRTMSDRHHGIGCDQFVTLSAPTNPKADVLVRFFNADGSEAGACGNASRCVAKFVGNNPVLQTQNGLLPTYQQDDLFTVNMGKPHLDWQSVPLSEAHDTLHLPLHDAAACSMGNPHATLFGDVSQAEELGPSLENAPLFPERANIGFAQILSPNHMRLRVWERGAGLTLACGSGACAAVVNASRRNLTEKTCRVTMDGGDLSITWQEDGTVLMTGPATLVFHGEFA
- a CDS encoding methyltransferase domain-containing protein, with the protein product MSEAEHIDGFHEAAFTRANNEADTLFYADRMPDSLMDIGAQTAVKALYQTSLPVGGVVLDLMAGSLSHYPEEAKFEKTIGLGVSNAALDANPIFTERVVQDLNKDSKLPFKDTSIDAITLCDGLAYLTQPLTVLEEVFRVLKEGSPVIVTFSDQFFPQKAVALWQALEPDERSRLVSILLNRAGFGELDTGEVVPPEDLTGWKDTVHAVIGRKPRA
- a CDS encoding DEAD/DEAH box helicase, encoding MPFPDTHPALQRALVARGYEQPTPVQEAVLKPGLDERDLLVSAQTGSGKTVAFGLAMAGTLLGSADRLPPPSKPMALVIAPTRELALQVQSELEWLYADAGARIASCIGGTDARREARALERGVHLVVGTPGRLCDHLSRGALDLSDVRCVVLDEADEMLDMGFRDELEQLLDAAPDGRRTLLFSATIAREIASLAKRYQKDAVRIDTVSGSKQHSDISYRCVITAPHEVERSLVNVLRYYESPTAMVFCNTRMMVGQVQAALIEKGFASVAISGEMGQNERSRAIESLRSGQARVCVATDVAARGIDVPALSLVVHASIPTGAETLLHRSGRTGRAGRKGTSVLMVPVNQRRRAERLLSFAKVKAEWESVPTAEMIAKQDNQRLLEDTNLLEGTSDGVSDELVTKLTETYDSKALAAALVGMYRSRLPKVENLRAMSLDAPARKNERGERGERGERRERRPREENNLSGQWFKLSVGRSQKADPKWLVPLICRLGAVQKREIGSIRIDQDQSYFQIADESVDRFKSSIAGADSDEVKIETSSAPQGESYGARGRNPGEGRRSNRGGGGPRGGGYKGRGGSGFSRSKGGSGGGATGERSTRKRRSS
- a CDS encoding PPK2 family polyphosphate kinase translates to MSKQKYSIPSHLKITDGSKFSLSHFDPNEKLGYTHHTAKKRLRDCIEKLTVLQEKLAAHASQGILIVLQGMDTSGKDGAIRHAFSGLNPQGLHVVSFKTPAGPEAKRDDLWRIHLALPAYGEITIFNRSHYEDVLVTRVHPDIMRARNLNPDTPHFWQKRLTDLKNFEAYLSHQNIHIIKIFLNISKDEQKKRLLKRLDQPEKRWKFSSSDLAERSYWESYQSAYENAIQATSTEEAPWYVVPANHKWLARLITAEALLEKLEALHLSPPETKLSKELTHAKAQLLSQGKAKSQEKTNATKKAVSNS
- a CDS encoding SDR family NAD(P)-dependent oxidoreductase, with the translated sequence MSLTILITGATAGFGRTAAIRLIQEGHRVIATGRRTDRLKELEKELGKNLYPLTLDMTDIKALRALPQSLPPAWQNIDVLINNAGLALGLDPAQDSNPDDWQTMISTNISGLVEITHALLPQMVKRNSGYIITLGSTAGTYPYRGGNVYGATKAFVRQFSQNLRTDLLGTQIRVTDIAPGLVGGSEFSNVRLKDDTKAADVYKDTTPLSPEDIAETISWLIKLPPHMNVNKIEIMPVCQASAGLSVVRNT
- a CDS encoding YqgE/AlgH family protein, whose amino-acid sequence is MKKALINQNDNLTGRLLIAAPLLGGTEFEQSLIYICAHSPHEGAMGLVVNKSLSHPKINEIFSQLDITPNPPQRDIPLYVGGPVEPSRGFVLHTSDWEGENGLKINNQVILTAGLDVLKEVAVGKGPQHAIMALGHASWGPGQLEDEIFKGNSWLVAPFDQDIMFSRLYEEKWLKALRSIDVDPLYLSSVSGEA